Proteins from a single region of Primulina tabacum isolate GXHZ01 chromosome 5, ASM2559414v2, whole genome shotgun sequence:
- the LOC142544315 gene encoding protein ALTERED SEED GERMINATION 2-like, which yields MLRGDEAVVNCVQCHPYDCIIATSGIDSTIKIWTPNSPVPSIVAGGAAGPETSNVLAAMEENQRRLCRTWEAILPFEILERYRMHEFAEGRFHPRVLLKILADSCSNYEADKNSYYPEKSRKAQIS from the exons ATGCTTCGTGGAGATGAAGCTG TTGTAAACTGTGTACAGTGCCACCCATATGACTGTATCATCGCAACGAGTGGAATTGACAGCACCATAAAG ATCTGGACTCCAAATTCTCCCGTCCCTTCCATTGTAGCTGGGGGAGCAGCAGGCCCAGAGACTTCAAATGTATTAGCTGCCATGGAAGAAAATCAACGCAGATTATGTCGCACTTGGGAAGCAATTTT GCCCTTTGAAATCCTGGAGCGGTACCGCATGCATGAGTTTGCTGAAGGAAGATTTCATCCTAGAGTCCTGTTAAAGATACTAgcagattcttgttcaa ATTACGAAGCAGATAAAAACAGTTATTATCCAGAAAAATCACGTAAAGCACAAATTAGTtaa